From the Paenibacillus sp. R14(2021) genome, the window TCGTAACGGCTTTGCGGATGAAGGGCGAAACGAGAGACGAAATTACCGGTTTCGCGGAAGCGATGCGCGCATGCTCCAACCACGTCTCTACGGAACGGAACGGGCTGCTCGATACCTGCGGAACAGGCGGCTCCGGCATTCATAAATTTAACATCTCGACCGCTTCGGCCATCATCGCGGCAGCAGCAGGAGTACGGGTTGCCAAGCATGGAAACCGTGCCATGTCGGGAAAATCCGGCAGTGCCGACACGCTGGAAGCTCTAGGCGTTAACATTACGCTGACGGCTGATCAGGCGGCTCGCTGCCTCGATGCAATCGGCATCTGCTTTATGTTCGCCCAGCTGTACCATCCGTCGTTGAAGCATGCTGCGGGTCCGCGCCGGGAGATTGGCATCCGGACGATTTTCAATATGCTAGGCCCGCTGACGAACCCAGCAGGCGCTGACCGCCAATTGCTCGGCATCTACGACCGTACGCGCACGGAGACCATCGCTTCCGTACTGGGTGATTTGGGTCTCAAGCGTGCCATGGTGGTCAGCAGCTTCGACGGTTTGGATGAAATCAGCATCTCGTCACCGACGCAAATTTCCGAACTGAAAGACGGCATTGTCCGCACGTACGAAATTACGCCTCAGGAACTCGGGCTGGGTACCCATCCGCTGAGCGAGGTAATCGGCGGCGATGCAGCAGAGAATGCACGCATCATTCATGCGATTTTGAGCGGAGCGGATAACGGCGCTTATCGGGATATCGTGCTTGCGAATGCAGGTGCCTGCATTTTCGTAGGCGGAGCAGCGAGTACGCTTCGCGCTGGCGTTGATATGGCCAGAACAGTAATTGATTCCGGGAAAGCTGCATCCAAGCTTCGGCAGCTGATTGAAACGACAGGAGAGTTGAGCCATGTTTCTTGATAAAATCGTAGCTTCCAAGCGTAAAGAAGTGGATGATCTAGCCCTAAATTTCTCCTTGCCCGTCATTG encodes:
- the trpD gene encoding anthranilate phosphoribosyltransferase; translation: MAVTNDIMTMQRALNQIIGGTDLSREEARSVMEIIMSGEASGAQIGSVVTALRMKGETRDEITGFAEAMRACSNHVSTERNGLLDTCGTGGSGIHKFNISTASAIIAAAAGVRVAKHGNRAMSGKSGSADTLEALGVNITLTADQAARCLDAIGICFMFAQLYHPSLKHAAGPRREIGIRTIFNMLGPLTNPAGADRQLLGIYDRTRTETIASVLGDLGLKRAMVVSSFDGLDEISISSPTQISELKDGIVRTYEITPQELGLGTHPLSEVIGGDAAENARIIHAILSGADNGAYRDIVLANAGACIFVGGAASTLRAGVDMARTVIDSGKAASKLRQLIETTGELSHVS